A window of Adhaeribacter arboris genomic DNA:
CCTAACCTGCAAGTAGATGTATTTGGGGGAACCAGCGTATCCGAAGCTGCACCTGATTTTTACACGGGAGCCGGTGTTACCTGGCGCATACCTCGTTAATATCCGCTTTTTTAGTTGAAGCAAGTAGCTTAATCTGTGTTAGTAGGATATATTATAAAAACAGTATTCTTATAAAAAGTCCGAATTTCTAAAACTTAGAAATTCGGACTTTTTATAAGAATACTGTTTTACTTTTTATTACTATCTACTTTAATTCGGTCGTCGCGGTTGGCTAGTTCCCAGGCGGTATAAAAAACCAGCCGGCCGATTTTTTCAATTTTATCGAATAAAATTTTGTCTACTTCGTCGGTTTCCTGGTGGTAATCGTCGTGCACGCCGTTAAAGAAAAAAGCGACCGGAATGTTATTTTTAGCAAAATTATAATGGTCGGAGCGGTAGTAAAATCGGTTCGGATCTTCGGGATCGTTGAAACGGTAATCCAACTTTAATTGCGTGTATTGCTTATTGGCAGCTTCATTAATGGCGTGCAACTCCGACGATAATTTGTCGGAACCAATCACGTACACGTAGTTTTTGTCGTTGTCGTGCTCTTTATCCAGACGCCCAATCATATCAATATTTAAATCTACTACGGTGTTTTCCAAAGGTAATACCGGATGGTCGGTGTAATACTCCGAACCCAATAAACCTTTTTCTTCCCCGGTTACGGTCATAAACAACATGCTACGCCGCGGCCCGAAACCGTCTTTTTTAGCTTGCGCAAAAGCTTGGGCCAATTCCATTACGGTTACGGTGCCGGAACCATCGTCGTCGGCCCCATTGTACACTTTTCCGTTTTGCACGCCTACGTGGTCGTAATGCGCGGTTACTACTACAATTTCGTCTTTTTTATCGGTGCCTTCTACCAAGCCCAGTACGTTTTCGGTGGGCAATAATTCGCGCTTACGGGCTAGTTTTACCTGAATGGTTTTAATAGGTTTAAACGGAGAAGTAATAGCTTGACCAGCTTTGCTAACCTGACCATGATAGTTTACCAAATTACGCGAGGTAGCATTCAATAGGCGGCCACCCATTTCCGGACCAATAAAAATGCCGGGAACTTCGGGCGTTTCGGCCTTTTCTTTCGGGAACTTCACCGAAGCACGTTCGGCAACCGCTTTAATCCGGGCCACGTACTGATCAAATTCGTCCTGGCTGGTCCGGCTGCCAATTAAAATAATGGCTACTGCCCCCTTCTGAGCGGCTACCGTACTTTTTCTTTTCCAGTCAGTGGACCACGCGGAGGGTTTACTGGTTTGGGTAATAATAGATTTGCCTTGCCGGTTAGTAGGTTCACCGACAAACATTACCGCTACTTTCCCGGTAACATCTACATTGTTATAATCGGTGTAAGCGGAGTCTTCAATACCGTAACCTACAAATACTGTTTCCAGATTTTGCTCCGTAGTAAAAGTCGGATCGCCCTGCACGTAAAAATCGGTTAGAAAGATAAAACGTTTGCCATCGATGGTTACGTAGCCCTCGTCCCAGGAGGTTTTTTCGAGGTTAAAGGTTTGATAATAGGGGTTATTGCCTTCTTTTACCGGGCCGGTCAGGCCATCGGCCTTAAACTGATTCGAGATATACTCGGCTGCCATTTTCTGGCCTTTTTCACCGGTTTCCCGGCCTTCGTATGCATCCGAAGCAATGGTAGTTAAATGTTTGGTTAAGTCGGCTACGGTAATGGTGGAAGCATAGGTAGGAGCAGCCGCGCGTAATTTGGTAACATCCGTTAAAACTTCCGTTTTAGGAATAACAGTAGAGGTTTTTTGCCGGGTGCAGCTTCCGGCGAGTATAATTGTTGCTAAAGCTATGGCATACAGGTTTTTATTCATGGAGTTAGGTGCTGGTGGAAAATATAATAGGTAATACGTTCTGAATCAGGTGTTATGTTTTAAGCTATACGATTTAAGCTTCTCGGAGGAAAAATAATAGCTTTAACTATAACTATTTATTTAAAAAACAATCAGGAGAGATTTTACAAATTACGGGCATTTACATGGCAAACTTTCGTTGTTCTACTTCTTAAGTAGTTCCTGCTTTTATTTATCCTTTTAGCTATGCTGGCTTTCCTGCTATTATTTTACTGTTAAAGACTGTTAGTCAAGTAGTTTATTTGCATAAACGTTAAAT
This region includes:
- a CDS encoding M28 family peptidase produces the protein MNKNLYAIALATIILAGSCTRQKTSTVIPKTEVLTDVTKLRAAAPTYASTITVADLTKHLTTIASDAYEGRETGEKGQKMAAEYISNQFKADGLTGPVKEGNNPYYQTFNLEKTSWDEGYVTIDGKRFIFLTDFYVQGDPTFTTEQNLETVFVGYGIEDSAYTDYNNVDVTGKVAVMFVGEPTNRQGKSIITQTSKPSAWSTDWKRKSTVAAQKGAVAIILIGSRTSQDEFDQYVARIKAVAERASVKFPKEKAETPEVPGIFIGPEMGGRLLNATSRNLVNYHGQVSKAGQAITSPFKPIKTIQVKLARKRELLPTENVLGLVEGTDKKDEIVVVTAHYDHVGVQNGKVYNGADDDGSGTVTVMELAQAFAQAKKDGFGPRRSMLFMTVTGEEKGLLGSEYYTDHPVLPLENTVVDLNIDMIGRLDKEHDNDKNYVYVIGSDKLSSELHAINEAANKQYTQLKLDYRFNDPEDPNRFYYRSDHYNFAKNNIPVAFFFNGVHDDYHQETDEVDKILFDKIEKIGRLVFYTAWELANRDDRIKVDSNKK